DNA from Sorangium aterium:
CGAGGGCCCGGCACCGCTGCCCGACGTGGCTCCTGGTCGTGACGATCGATGCAGGCATCGCGCGGTGGTGCGCGCGGCCGATCGACGCGGGCCACCCCGGCTTGACGCTGACGCCGCTGGTGCTCGGGCCCGCGGGCGTCCCGGTCGTCACCGATGCCGGGCAGGCGAGGGCGGCGCCCGAGGTGGTCGTGCTCTCGGCCATGGCGCACGGGCGGGGCGAGGCGGGGGAGGCGATCGGCGTGGCGTTCCTGGGGGCGGCCGCCGGGCTCGATGAGGAGCGCCGCGCCGTCTACGGGGACCTGGTGCTATCCTCGCTGAACGCAGCGGCGAGGCGGACATTGGAGGCGATAATGAAGAGCGGATACGAGTTTCAGAGCGAATTCGCGCGCAGCTACGTGGCCAAGGGCGTGGAGAAGGGGCTGGAGCAGGGGCGGCAGCAGGGGCTCCTCGAAGGGAAGGCGCAGGCCGTGCTGGCCGTCCTCGAGGCCCGCGGGCTGGAGGTCCCTGCCGAGGTCCGGGAGCGCGTCCTCGCGAGCACGGATACCGCCGAGCTGGACCGCTGGATCCGCCGCGCTGCATCCGTCGGCGACGCCAGGGAGCTGCTCGCGACGACCGGCTCCTGAGCGCGTACAGCGTCGGGAAGCCCTCGAGCGGCAGGAGCTTCTGCGAGAGGAAGAAGACGCCCCTCTGGTGGACGTTCGAGAGCGCGTCGAACTGCGTCTCGCAGCCAGCCTGCGGGCGATCGACTCTCCTTCACCGCGTGCGCTTCACCGCGCCGGAGCGGGCGAGCGGCTTTGCGCTCTTCCCCTCCAGCGATCCGACGACGTTCGCCACGACGTCGCGGATGAACCGCCTCGCCGGATCGTCGTCGGTGGCGCGCAACCACAAGAGCTCGAGCTGCGCGCCCTCGAGAGAGAACGGCACGGGGACCGCGCGCAGATGCGACCGCGCCCGGATGAGGTGGCCGGCGAGCAACGACGGCACCGTGGCCACGAGGGGAGAGCCCTCGACGAGATCCGCGATGTAGCCGAAGGAGTGCACGGAGACGCGGACCGTCCTGGCTTTGCCCAGCGCGTCTTCCACGACGCCTCGCGTGTCGCCGGCATACGAGACGACGATATGCTCCTGGGCGAAGTAAGCGCGCTCGGTGAGCGGGCGTGGGAGCCTGGTGAAGCGCCCGTCGTACAGGCAAACGAACGCCTTCGGCCCGCTCGGGTGTGCGGTGAGCGGCTGGCGGAGGATGGATTTCGGCAGCTCGTCCGCCACGGTGACGGCGAAGTCGACCTTGCTCGAGAGCAGGCTCTCCTCGACGGTCCGAAACTGCACGGGCAGCACGATGAACTGCATGCGCGGCGCCTCGGCGCGGAGCTGGGCTATCAACCTCGGGAGGATCACGGCCTCGAGCCCGTCGGCGAGCCCGAACCGGATCGTGGCGGTCGAGAGCTTCGGATCGAAGCGCGGCGCCGCCGTCGCGGCGGCGATGAGCGGCGTGAGGTGCGCGCGCGCCGCCGCGAGCAGCTCGGCGCCGCGCGCCGTCAGCGCGACGCCGCGACCCTGACGGGTGATGAGCTCAGCGCCGACGAAGGTCGCGAGCCTCCGCATCGAGGCGCTCACGGCCGGCTGCGTCACGTAGAGGCGCGACGCAGCGCGCGTGAGGCTCCCTTCCTCCGCGACCACCACGAACACGCGGAGCAGGTTCAGGTCGAGATCGCGACCATAACCGTCGTTTATGTTCCCCATCACGACTATCCATTAGCATTTCTGTTTGCTCCGCCGTACTCCTTTCCGTGGGTCGCGGCGCCGGCGGAGGCGTCGAACGCGTGAACGCTCCCTCGGAGCTCGAAGAAGAGGTCCAATCATGAAACTCCAAGGCAACACCATCCTCATCACCGGTGGAAGCGGCGGCATCGGCTTCGAGCTCGCGTCGCAGCTCCTCCGCCGTGGCAACACGGTCATCGTGACAGGCCGCGACCAAGGCGCGCTCGACGCCGCGCGGCGGAGGCTGCCTGGGCTATGGACCCTCCGGAGCGACGTGCGAGACCCGCACGCGATCGCGGCCCTCCACGAGCGCGTGATGAAGGACTTCCCCGCGATGAACGTCCTCATCAACAACGCAGGGATCATGCGCAAGGTCAACCTGCAGACCTTCGGCGCCGATCTCCAGGGCATCACGGAGGAGATCGAGATCAACCTGAGCGGTTCGATCCGGATGGTGATGCAGTTTCTCCCGCACCTCAAGGCCCAGTCCCACGCGGCGATCGTCAACGTGTCGTCGGGGCTCGCCTTCAACCCCTACCCGATCGCTCCGATCTACGGCGCGACGAAGGCGGGGATCCACTCGTTCACGCAGTCGCTGCGCGTCCAGCTCAAGCAGACGAACGTCAAGGTCTTCGAGCTGGCACCTCCGGCGGTGGACACGCCCCTGAACCACACGTTCGCCGACGAGCTCCGGGGCACGCCGCTCATGAGCGTCACGAAGCTCGTCGATGAGGCCCTGAAGGGGATCGAGAGAGACCGCCCGGAGATCCGCGTCGGCTTCGCGAACGTCTCCAAGCTCATGAGCCGCATCGCGCCGGGCTTCATCCTCAAGCAGCTCAGCAAGCCGGTCGATCAGATGCTCGCGCAGATGAAGCAGCTGAGCAGCTAGAAGCCCATGGATGGATGCCGCGCGGGGCAGGCGGGACGAGGAGCCCTCGCCGGCGCTGCGCAAGCCTGGTTCATCGGCCGCCGTGTCACAAAGGGCCGGGAAGGAGCGCGCGATGGTGACGGAAGCACGAAGCGGCCGAGTGGGCCGCTCCTCGACATCGAAAGAACCCTACGCGGCGGGCGCCGTGACCTCCAGGGACGGCACCACGATCGGCTACCGCCAGATCGGCCGAGGTCCCGGCGTCATCCTGGTGCAAGGAGCGATGGGGACCGCCGCCAACTACGACCAGCTCGCGAGGGCCCTGGCCGACGACTTCACGGTCTACCTCCCTGACCGGCGGGGGCGGGGCATGAGCCCGCGGGAGTACGACGCTGGGCACTCCATCGAGAGAGAGGTCGAGGATCTCGATGGCCTCCTCTCACGAAGCGGCGCAGAGCTCGTGTTCGGGCTCAGCTCGGGAGCGATCATCACGCTCGAGGCCGCGCGCGCCTTGCCCTCCGTCCGCAAGGCGGCTGTCTACGAGCCCCCGTTTTATCTCGAGGGAGTGCCAATTGATGAGATCGCTCGCTTCAACGACGAGATCCGCCGCGGGCAGCTGGCCTCGGCGCTCGTCACGGTGAGCAACATCGTGCGTCTCGCCCCTGGGTTCCTCGCCGCGGTCCCGCGCCCGCTGCTCGCGCTGGCGACGAGGGGATTTCTCCGCCTGGACGACAGGAGGGGCTCGGGGCAGTACGCGCCGGTGCGCGAGTTGCTCCCGGCGATGCGCTTCGATTTCAAGATGGTCGTCGACAGGGGAGGAAGCATCACCTCGTTCAAGGCCGTCGAAGCCGAGATCCTCCTGCTCGGAGGCACGAAGAGCCCAAGGTATCTGAAGAACGCCCTCGATGCGCTGGGGACGATCCTCCCCAGGGTCCAGCGGACAGAGCTCGAAGGCGTCGGTCACGAGGCTCCCTGGAACGCCGATCGGGGAGGGAGCCCTGAGCTCGTCGCGCGATCCCTGCGCGGGTTTTTCAGGGAAGACCGCGCCTGAGCTCAGCGAGAACCTCTTCCGACACTACCCCGACCTCGGTCGGTCGCTCCGACGAGCTCGATGCGGCTCCACACGTCGCCCTCACACGAACCCTCGGCTTCGATCCAAGCGCGGCAGAGCTCACACTCGGTGTCAGCACCAGCGCTCCGTCGGTCGCATCTTTCGTGGCATCTTGAACGGTTCGCGACCTGGGCGCCACGCGGCTCCGCCTCGCGCGCCGCCTGTTCGCGTCGCGGATCCGTCCCAGCTCCGTTGCGACCGGCTCAGCGGACTTCGGCCTGCGTGTGCCGCGCTGGCGGAAGGTCCCGACGCCACCGTCCGCCGCAGCAGGGCCCGGCGTCGCCCCCGACGCCGATCCGTGCCAGGATGCGGCCGGATCGTCGCATGGGAAGCCACCTGGAGCGGGTCGTCGGGGTGCTCAACGGGGTCCTCGGCGACTACCTGAAGCGGACCAGCAACGGCCTCGCGACCGCGATGCAGCTCGTCCGCGACGGGCACCCCGTGCCGCTTGCCAGGGCATTTCCCGCGGCCGTCTCTGCCCAGGCCACGCCCCGCGTCGTTGTGCTCGTGCACGGGCTGATGAGCACCGAGGAAGTCTGGACGATGCCCGACGGCGAGACCTACGGATCGCTCCTTGCGCGCGACCTCGGGTACACGCCGCTTTATGTGCGGTACAACAGCGGCCTCCGTGTCTCCGAGAACGGCGAGGCCCTGGATGTCCTCCTCGAACAGCTCGTCTCTGCCTATCCTGTCGCCGTGGAGGAGCTGGTCCTCATCAGCCACAGCATGGGCGGCCTCGTCGCGCGCAGCGCCGCGCACGCGGCGAGCGACAAGGATCGACGGTGGCTGCCCCTCGTCAAGCGGGCCTTCTATCTCGGCACACCGCACCTCGGCGCCCCGCTGGAGCGCTTTGGCAACGTGGTCACGTGGGCGCTCGCGAGCATCGACAATCCGTACACGAAGCTCATCGCCGACATCGTCAACCTCCGCAGCGGCGGGATGAAAGACCTGGCTTATGCCAATCTCCGCCGCGAGGACTGGGAGGGCGCCAGCGCGAACGCGCTGCTCCAGAATCGCCGCCATCCCGTGCCCCTGCTCCCCCACATTCGCCATCATCTCATCGCCGGCGCGCTCACGGCCGACCCGACGCTCTCCCTCCTGTTCGGGGACGCGATGGTCTCGCTGCGGAGCGCCACGGGGCGGGCGGTCGCCGAGGACCGGTGCTCGCCCTTCCCTCAAGAGCACGCGCGGATCATGCCGTCGCTCGGACACCTGCGCCTGGCTCACGACCCGGACGTCTACGCGCAGATCCGCGCGTGGTGCGAGGAGGTGGTGTGATGGACCGGTGGCGCGGCTTGAAGGACCTCGTGCAGGACGCGGTCGACCACGGCTCCCGGCGCGTGGAGCGCCTCCAGAAGCACGCGGCGAAGCTGCCCTTCGACCTGCTGGAGCAGATTCCCCCGATCCAGGCGCCCGTGAGGGGGATCCGACTCATCCACGATACGACGCTGTCCGGCGTCCACGGGGCGATCCGCCTCGTCAACCGCGCTGTGGGGGGCGCGGTGGATGTGGTCCTCTTTCTCGTGGAGCAGAAGGCACGGCCGGCGGAGCCGCCGGCCGGCAGCGCGGGCGCCGCGCCGGACGCGCCCTCCGGGAGCTCGGACGACAAGGCGATTTGAGCGCTGTGAAAACCTGCAAGCGGCTCGGAGGCGTCAAGCCCGGCGCGTGTTCCTCGCGCCGCCTGCCTGTGCTGGGCGCGTGTTCCTCGCGCCGCCTGCCTGTGCTGGGCGCGTGTTCGCCGCGCCGCCCGCCTGTGCTGGGCGCGTGTTGGCCGCGCCGCCCGCCTGTGCTGGGCGCGTGTTGGCCGCGCCGCCCGCCTGTGCTCCCTGAGCGTTCCGGCGCGCGCGGTCTCGCGGGCCGCTCGGTAGAATCACCACCTCGACCTTGCGAGGCGGGGACGATACGCCCCGCATGCTCAGCCCCTGCGTCTCACGGCGGCGGCGCTCGTCGCGGTTGGCATCGCCGATGAGCTCCAGGACCGCCTCGGTGTCGAC
Protein-coding regions in this window:
- a CDS encoding LysR family transcriptional regulator, giving the protein MGNINDGYGRDLDLNLLRVFVVVAEEGSLTRAASRLYVTQPAVSASMRRLATFVGAELITRQGRGVALTARGAELLAAARAHLTPLIAAATAAPRFDPKLSTATIRFGLADGLEAVILPRLIAQLRAEAPRMQFIVLPVQFRTVEESLLSSKVDFAVTVADELPKSILRQPLTAHPSGPKAFVCLYDGRFTRLPRPLTERAYFAQEHIVVSYAGDTRGVVEDALGKARTVRVSVHSFGYIADLVEGSPLVATVPSLLAGHLIRARSHLRAVPVPFSLEGAQLELLWLRATDDDPARRFIRDVVANVVGSLEGKSAKPLARSGAVKRTR
- a CDS encoding alpha/beta fold hydrolase; the protein is MGSHLERVVGVLNGVLGDYLKRTSNGLATAMQLVRDGHPVPLARAFPAAVSAQATPRVVVLVHGLMSTEEVWTMPDGETYGSLLARDLGYTPLYVRYNSGLRVSENGEALDVLLEQLVSAYPVAVEELVLISHSMGGLVARSAAHAASDKDRRWLPLVKRAFYLGTPHLGAPLERFGNVVTWALASIDNPYTKLIADIVNLRSGGMKDLAYANLRREDWEGASANALLQNRRHPVPLLPHIRHHLIAGALTADPTLSLLFGDAMVSLRSATGRAVAEDRCSPFPQEHARIMPSLGHLRLAHDPDVYAQIRAWCEEVV
- a CDS encoding alpha/beta fold hydrolase, giving the protein MVTEARSGRVGRSSTSKEPYAAGAVTSRDGTTIGYRQIGRGPGVILVQGAMGTAANYDQLARALADDFTVYLPDRRGRGMSPREYDAGHSIEREVEDLDGLLSRSGAELVFGLSSGAIITLEAARALPSVRKAAVYEPPFYLEGVPIDEIARFNDEIRRGQLASALVTVSNIVRLAPGFLAAVPRPLLALATRGFLRLDDRRGSGQYAPVRELLPAMRFDFKMVVDRGGSITSFKAVEAEILLLGGTKSPRYLKNALDALGTILPRVQRTELEGVGHEAPWNADRGGSPELVARSLRGFFREDRA
- a CDS encoding SDR family oxidoreductase, whose product is MKLQGNTILITGGSGGIGFELASQLLRRGNTVIVTGRDQGALDAARRRLPGLWTLRSDVRDPHAIAALHERVMKDFPAMNVLINNAGIMRKVNLQTFGADLQGITEEIEINLSGSIRMVMQFLPHLKAQSHAAIVNVSSGLAFNPYPIAPIYGATKAGIHSFTQSLRVQLKQTNVKVFELAPPAVDTPLNHTFADELRGTPLMSVTKLVDEALKGIERDRPEIRVGFANVSKLMSRIAPGFILKQLSKPVDQMLAQMKQLSS